In Micromonospora ferruginea, the sequence CCATCTGATGCTCATCGTCGGCGTCATCTACCTGGCGATCGGCGTCGAGCAGGTGCTGGCGCACGTCTCCGGCGCGGACCCGGCGGCCAGGCTGAGCCGGTCGGCGGCCGTGGCGCTGTTCGGCGGCGCGGCGGTCTACCTGACCGGGTGCCTGCTGTTCCGTCGGCTCACCGAGCAGCCGGTCGGCCCGGCCCGGCTGGCGGTCACCGGGGCGGTCGTCCCGCTGGCGTCGGTCGGCGTGGCGCTGCCTCCGGCGGTGGCGCTCGGCCTGTTGGCCGGGCTGCTGCTGGTCGCCGTCGCGGCGGACCGACACGGGCAACCGGCGGCGTGAGCCGGTGTTCGGTAAACGATGTGCATCAACCGGTTTGAGTGCCGTCTCTCGGGAGAAGTGCCTCTCGCACGGGCAGAGCGGCCCGCGCGACCAGGGGAGGTGGCGATGTCACGGAAACTGCGGGCGACCGCGTTGGTCGGGGTGCTCGCCCTGGCGGTGAGCGGCTGCGGCGGCGTGGGCGGGGGAGGTGACTCCGGCGGCGGCGAGAAGGGCAGCGGTGCGCTCAGCACCATGGGCCTCAGCCTGTCCGACGAGATCGCCACCACCCGGGTGGACGCGTTCAAGCGGGACCACCCCGACGTCCGGCTGCAGGTCACCGAGGGCGCCTTCGACGAGCAGCAGTTCCTGTCGGCGGTTGCCTCGGGCAACCCGCCGGACCTGGTCTACCTGGACCGCAAGCTGATCGGCACCTACGCCAAGCGCGGCTCGGTCCAGCCGCTCACCGACTGTGTCGACGAGCAGAAGATCGACATGGGACAGTACCGGCAGGCCGCGAGGGACCAGGTGACGCTGGACGGCACGGTGTACGGCATCCCCGAGTTCTCCCAGGTGCGCGTGGTCTACCTGAACGAGGCGCTGCTCCGTGAGGCCGGCCTGACCCCGGACGACGTGAACCTGGCCGACTGGGCCGGGCTGCCGGCGCTGAACGCCAGGCTCGCCACCGTCTCCGGCGGCCGGCTCAGCCGCATCGGCATCGACCCGAAGATCCCCGAGTTCCTGCCCATGTGGGCCAAGGCCAACGGCGCCGAGATGATCTCCGCGGACGGCACGAAGCCGAACCTCACCGACCCGAAGGTGGTCGAGGCGCTCACCACCGGCCTCCGGCTCGTCCAGGACCAGGGCGGCTGGGGCAGGTTCAAGTCGTTCCGCGACACGTTCGACTTCTTCGGCGCACAGAACCCGCTGGCCAAGAACCAGATGGTGGCCTGGCCGATGGAGG encodes:
- a CDS encoding extracellular solute-binding protein, coding for MSRKLRATALVGVLALAVSGCGGVGGGGDSGGGEKGSGALSTMGLSLSDEIATTRVDAFKRDHPDVRLQVTEGAFDEQQFLSAVASGNPPDLVYLDRKLIGTYAKRGSVQPLTDCVDEQKIDMGQYRQAARDQVTLDGTVYGIPEFSQVRVVYLNEALLREAGLTPDDVNLADWAGLPALNARLATVSGGRLSRIGIDPKIPEFLPMWAKANGAEMISADGTKPNLTDPKVVEALTTGLRLVQDQGGWGRFKSFRDTFDFFGAQNPLAKNQMVAWPMEEWFLNQAAKNSPRAELVVKPFVDRQGKPLSMSSGQAWVITKGAKNPDAACAFVKQMTATDTWLAAARARADARKAQNLPFTGLWTGNTAADKKIFDEVYRPTGNKRFDDAVAAVRQAQDVAFAMPASPAGAEFDKAWTDAVNRVLAGQQQPAQALARAQQEATAALDKAAG